The Fusarium oxysporum f. sp. lycopersici 4287 chromosome 1, whole genome shotgun sequence DNA segment TGTCTTATCTAACGTCATACAATTTGTCTAGgtctcttcttcaccatcACATCGCAAAGTGGCCGAGAGGCCGCTAATTGTACCAGATCATTCTCCACGATGGTATTGTCGCCTCCCTCGATCTTGCGACTCTTCTGATCCTACCGACACCACAATGCCCCTGAATGGGACCAGCCGTTATGCCCATATGCGAACCCCAGCATGGCTCAATCCGTCCCCTCAACCACCATCAGATGCCCAGAAAGAACGCCGCCGACCGAATGATGCGCTTCTTAACGATCCTAATTCCGATATCCTCATCGACTTCAACTCGAACCAAGGTTTCTACGAAgcggcaaagaagaagaaaacaaaaacacCTTCTGCTCCTCCACCGCCGCCACCGCCGCCTGCGGCTCCACCAGCAGATGACGGTCAAAAGGATGATAATAccggaggagatggaggagcCAATGGAGGAGACGCTGCAGGCGGCGCCGGTGATGGAAATGGTGATGGCAACAGCAACTCGCCCCCAAAGCCCCCCACAACTTTCGAGAATATCAATCTTGGAGATAACAAACCAGATCTTGGGTTGAGCCCACCAGAAAACAAGGGCATTTCCAGTTCATGGGGTGCGAAATTGGGgtttggtggtggaggatGGGGCTGGGGCGGAGGAGGGAAAAGCGAAAcggcaccagcaccagcaccagcaccagcaccggCACCGGCGCCGCCACCACCCCAAGAAACCAAGGCCGAAGAGAACCCATGGGACAAACCTAAAGATAAAATAGGAggaattgaagaagatgacgatggctGGGGCTTTGGtgccaagaaagagaagaaaaagggtTCCACGCTCTGGGGCGCTGAACCCGACGAGGAACCAAAGGATGGTGATGATCCTTGGGGTTGGAGTGGCCAAAAAAAGAAGGGCAAAGCTGGTGGCATCCTGGAAGAACTTGCCCTCGATTCCGACACTGCACCTCCCAACGGAAAGAAGGATATATGGGATACTTGGGGAATATCCAAAAAGGACcgggccaagaagaagggaatcATGGAGGAAGTTGCTTTGGCAGCTGCACCCGACCCCCCTTCAATGGAAGATCAGTGGGGTGGCTGGTCTGGGAAAAAGGAACATTCACAAAGTTCACTTTGGGGAGCTCAAGATTCAATACCCGCACCTGCACCTGACCCCCCTTCGTTTGAAGATAAGGATGGTGACGACTTTTGGAGTACCTTTGGCACTGGAAAGGCAAAACCCCCTCCAGAGGAGACGAGTGGATGGGGATCATGGGGTATAGGAAAGAAAGGTGAGGATGAAACAAGTGAGTCAAATTTCTTTAAAGCTCATCAAATCCCAGAGCCGCCTAAGACAGAAGACGACGGTTGGGATCTATGGGGAACAGgtaagaaaaagaagaaagctgGCGACTTGATTCAAATAGAGGATGATATTCCTCCTCCCGCCCCCGATCCCGTCGAGGCTGTTGGCACCGACGACTTCCTCGATTCTTGGGGTTTTggcaagaagcccaagaaaCCGGCCGCTGACCCGTTCGATTTCAAAACTTCCGGCGCCGATGATCCTAACGATGCTTTTTGGGGCTCAATAGACAACAAGAAGCCTAATGCACATGAGTTTCTTATCGATGCTACTGGTGAGCCATATCATGATATTTTTGGGGGAGGGTTGAGAAGCAAGGCTCTAGATGATGAAATATGGAAAAGTCAACTGGGGTTGGACTTCATTCCCCGGGGCGGAGAAGTTAGAGAACATCGAAATTCGCCTTGTTTGACCGCCCTCCCCCAATATCAACCCCCACACTTGTAGAACTCGCTGACCGGATGGATTAATAGGAGACCCAGAGCAAGCCGCcagagaagctgaagagcaagccGCTCGCGAAGCTGAGGAAGCCGAGGCCGCTcgcgaagatgaagagattgcCAGTCTCTTGGACAAGAAATCTAAAAGAGGAGGACGGCTTCTTAAGTCAGATCGAGAAcgtcttgctcttcttgaaggGAATGCCACCCGAAGAGCTGAAGCTCGAGCTACTCGCGAGGCCGAGGCGGCAGCTGCCGCTGAAGCTGCACAGGCCGCCGCTGATgctcaagcagcagctgacGCCGAAGCTGCCGCTTTACAGGCCGCGGAAGACGCTGAAGCAGCAAAGGAGAACGAGGAGGTTGCGACACTATTGGCGAAAAAGCAGAAACGTGGTGGAAAGTTGCTGAAAAAGGATCAAGAACGCCTTACTCTACTCGAAGGGAATGTCTCAAGAAGGGCCGAAGCTCAAGCAGCCCGGGAagctgaagccatcgccgctGCCCCAGTTGCCCCAGCGGCTCCTGCTGATGAACCTCTTTCTCAAGAGACAGACCGGGATGGCCTTGCCACGCAAgcagctgcagaagctgacACTGCCCTTGCCACCGAAATCGCGCAGGAAGAGGCGGAAATGGAGAGCCTgaagtcgaagaaggcgaagaaaGGAAAACTTCTCAAAAAAGAGCAGGAACGGCTGAATTTCTTGATCGACAATGCGGCAAAACGAGCCGAGGAACAAGCAGCtaaagaagcagaagaacagGCGGCAAAAGAAGCGACCGATGCCGctgcggcggcggcggcggcagcagccgaagccgaagccgaagcccaagcccaagcccaagcccaagcccaagctgCTGCAGACGCCGAGGCTGCAGTTCAAGCTGCTGcagatgctgaagctgaggtAGCtgccaaggaagaggaggaaatgGCAGTGCTGAAAGCCaagaaagccaagaaggtcaagctaACAAAGAATGAAACGACTCGATTAATGACCTTGGTTGGCAACTCAGTAAAACGAGCCCAGGAAAAAtctgtcaaagaggctgAGGAAGCAGCCGCGGCGCAGGCTGCTAAAGAAGCCGAGGAGACTGCAGCCCGTGAAGCAGATGCGCTGGCAGCCCGTGAAGCTGAAGCGACCGCTGCTCGTGAAGCGGAGGCTGTAATTGCtgccgaagaagagaaagaactTGCAGATCTCACCGCTAAGAAGATCAAGCGTGGCGGTAATCTGATTAAGAAGAAAGACGTGGAGCGTTTTAATGTCCTCACTCAAAGGGCTGCCGAACGAGCCGAACGAGCAGCTAAGCAAGCTGAAAAgattgctgctgttgaagccCAAGGAGAGCTTGGAGAAGCCGCCCACGGAAGTGCAGAGGTGGTGGTCGAAGCTCAACCCGAACCAGAGCCTGAGCAACCGCTTGTAGACATAGACGCAGCATTTGCTGACCCTGAACCTGTTACAGCTCCCGACGCAGCTATTAtcgcagaggaagaagcagagtTAGCCAGTCTAGACGCAAAGAAGACAAGGAAAGGCAAGCTTGGCAAAAAGGATACAGAGCGGTATAATATCCTTACAGAAAATGCTGCGCAACGGCTAGCTGCtaaagaagcagaagaagcagctgGCGCTGCCgcggctgaggctgaggctgaggctgcaaaagaagccgaggaagctgcagcagccgcagaagaagcagctacagccgcagccgcagccgcagcagaagcagaagccaTAACAGCAAGCGAAGCTGAAGCTATCCTGATTGCTGATGAAGAGGCAGAACTTGCCACTCTtgctgccaagaaggccaaaaGAGGGAAGCTTGTTAAAAAGGACGCCGACCGTTTTAATATTCTGACAGAAAATGCTGCGCAGCGACAAGCCGCTAaggaagcagaagaagcagcagccgccgccgctgcagcggaggctgaggagcaggttgcaaaggaagcagaagccgcagcagcagctgaatctgctgctgccatagaagcagctgaagcagaGGCAGCAGCAGTTCGTGAAGCAGAGGATGCAGCTAttgccgaggaagaagccgagCTGGCTGTATTGACTACTAAGAAAGCTAAAAAGGGTAAGCTTGCAAAGAAAGATGCTGATCGATTTGCTATTTTATCAGAAAATGCAGAAAGGCGAGCTCGAGAAGTAGCCCAGATTATCGAGCAACCTGAAGATCAGACACCGGAACCTGAGACAGAAGTTAACGAACCTTCTCCTGAACCAGCCATAGATGAGCCTTCTGCCGAGGCCGATGACCCTGGTGCTATTGcagctgctgaagcagaagcCGCTGCTATTGCCGACGAAGAATCTGAACTTACTGCTTTGATTGCCAAGAAGGAGCGAAAGGGCAAGCTTGGGAAGAAAGATACCGATCGCTTTAACCTCCTTACTGTCAATAGCACGGCACGGGCAGAGAAAGCGGCTCAAGAAGAGGCGGCTGCTCAAGCCactgctgaggctgaagcagccgcgcaagctgaagctgaacaggctgctgcagctgaggctgctgctcttgaagaggctgctgctcttgaagaggctgctgcCAGAGAGgctgcagaagcagaagctctGCTTATTgccgaagaggaggatgagttAGCTGCTCTGActgcaaagaagaaggtgaCGATGTCAAACTTACCTGTCAGACTTCTGGCGAAGGCGTTTTGGGCAACTCTCTCTGGGACAAAACTTCTGATGGCTGCTACGTTGCGGACTACTACGTGAAAACCGGCACATCCGGCATGGTCACCAAGGACTGCGGACATGGcggcggcagcggcagcTCCTCCCTGAACGGCAAGATCAGCCGCAGGGAAATCATCTCCCGCGCTCAGTACTGGGTCTCGCGCCACGTCCCATACTCCATGAGTGCCACTTACCCAGACCCAGAAGGCACCCGCTACCGCACCGATTGCTCAGGCTTCGTCACCATGGCTCTCCACGCCACTGCTCCAGGCTATAACACTGTCAGACTCCCGGAAATCGCCAAGGAAATCTCTTGGAAGGACCNNNNNNNNNNNNNNNNNNNNNNNNNNNNNNNNNNNNNNNNNNNNNNNNNNNNNNNNNNNNNNNNNNNNNNNNNNNNNNNNNNNNNNNNNNNNNNNNNNNNNNNNNNNNNNNNNNNNNNNNNNNNNNNNNNNNNNNNNNNNNNNNNNNNNNNNNNNNNNNNNNNNNNNNNNNNNNNNNNNNNNNNNNNNNNNNNNNNNNNNNNNNNNNNNNNNNNNNNNNNNNNNNNNNNNNNNNNNNNNNNcacgaagatgatgctgcagctgcagagGCTATGGCCTTGTGTTGCCGCTGAGGAACAAGAAATTGCAGACCTAGAGGCGAAGAAAGCAAGGAAAGGCAAGCTGGGCAAGAGGGATATGGAACGATATACCCTCCTTACTGAAAATGCTGCTAAGagagctgaagagcaagcaaCCAAAGAAGCCGAgctcgctgctgctgctgagctcGTTGCCATCGAGtctgctgaagctgaggctgctactgctgaggaagaggcggTGGCGAGAGAAGCCGCTGAAATTGAGGCTGCGGCAGTAATCgcccaagaggaagaagagcttgctgCCCTAGAAGCAAAAAAGCAGAGAAAAGGAAAGCTGGGACGCAAAGATACAGATCGGTTTGACTATCTTCTGGGAAACAAGGTTGCAAGGGAAGCACAGGTTGCTGAGGAACGAGCTGCAAAGGAAGCCGAAGAGCAAGCACTTCAAGAAGCCGAAGAAGCCGCAGCTGCTGCAGCAGCCGCCGCTaccgaggctgaagagatAGCCGCAAgagaggctgctgaagccGAAGCTGCGGCTGTTGCTGACGCTGAGGACGAAGAACTGGCCATGTTagcagccaagaaggtcaagaagggtAAACTAGGACGCAAGGATACAGAGCGTTTTGAGCAGTTGTCTTCGAATGTCGCGAAACGAGCCGAGAAACAAGCAGCCcgtgaggttgaggctgctgctgaggaagcCCCGGCCGTAGAAGAGCTacttggcgaagaagagcttgaggaacCAACCCCAGAACCTGAAGAGACTGTCGAAGAAGCCCCCGAAGCCCCGGTTCCCGATATTGACGACGAAGCCGCTGCCGAGGCCGCTGCCATAGccgcagaagaagaagcagagcttgcttctcttgaagccaagaaggcaCGGAAAGGAAGGCTTGGAAATAAGGATACCCAGAGGTTTACATTTTTAACCGAAAATATTTCAAGGCGCGCTGAAGAGCAGGCAGCAAAGGACGCCGCCGCCGCTGCTCAAGCTCTGGCCCAGACTACCCCAGAAGatgttgctgaagaagaagatattactggtcaggaagatgctgaagctgccgctatcgaagctgaagctgctgctATAGCTGCTACTAttgctgctgaagaagaggaggagctcgCTGCCCTTACTCTTAAAAAGGCGCGAAAGGGCAAACTTGGCAGAAAGGATACAGAACGCTTTGATTTGTTAATGCATAATGCAGCTCTACGCGCGGAAGAACGAGCCATTAAGGAAGCCGAACCTGATGGTCAGGCCGAAGAATTGATAcctgaagaggttgatgatattCCTGAACCGGAGCCCGAGGAGAACCCTGATGCAGAAGAAGTAGCTGCCCAAGAGGCAGCCGAAGCCGAAGCCGAAGCTAGAGCTATTGCtgcagaggaagaggcagaaCTTGCAGCGCtaaacaagaagaaagcaaagaaggGTAAACTGGGCCGCTCTGATACTGAGCGGTTTAACATTCTTGTCGACAATGCTGCAAAGCGTGCCGAAGCTCAGGCAGCCAAGGAAGCAGAAGAGAATTTAGGAGACGTACCCCgagctgaggaagaggaagacgatgaatttgttgatgctgaagacggcgaggaagatgagtTGGCTGAGGAGCTAGAACCTGAAGCCGAGGAACTtgctgagcctgagcctgaggaAGATGAAACGGCTACAGCTGAAGCTATGTCAGCTGAGGCAGCGGCACAAGCTGCCGTCAtcgcagaagaagaggccgagTTGGCTGcgttgacgaagaagaggcttAAGAAAGGAAAATTAGGCCGCAAGGATACTGAAAGATTTCAAGCCTTGACAGAGAATTCTGCTAAACGCGCTGAGGAGGCGGCAACCAGAGATACAGAAGGCGCAGCTGCAGAGGTCGAAGCAGAGCTTGGTGAACCCGAACACGAACCCGAACCAGAGCCTGAAGCTGCTGAACCCGagcctgaagatgatggcctgAAGGAGGCTGAACAAGCGGTAAtcgctgaggaagaggcagaaCTGGCAGCTTTAATGAAaaagaaggcaaagaagggGAAACTTGGTCGGAAGGATACCGAGAGATTTATCGTCTTGTCGGAAAATGCTACCCGCCGTGAACAGGAGCGAGCTGCTGTTGAGGCCGAGACTGAAGCCGTTCAAGAGGAGCCCGATATTGAAGGTGTGGAAGAGACTGGAGGAGAGCACggtgaagaaggaggagaggagcaggagcaggagccTTCTGAAGgacaagacgaagaagctgcagctcgagaagctgaagaggcaGCTATTGCgagggaagaggaagacgagctCGAGGCCCTTAAAGCCAAGAAAGCAAGAAAGGGCAGATTGGGCAGAAAAGATACTGAACGCTTTGCCATCTTGGAGGAGAATGCAGCAAGGCGCGCAGAAGAACATGCTGCCGCTGAGGCTGCTACAGCCAATCCAcccgaggaggaagatggtgaaggggaggaggaggaggaggaggaggaggaggaggagcctgaggcagatgatgaagataaAGCTGACGAAGAAGAGTTGGCAattcaagaagcagaggaggcAGCAGCTCGGGAAGCAGAGGAGGTAGCCAtcgctgaagaggaggatgagctCGAGGCCCTTCAAGCTAAGAAGTCAAGAAAGGGCAGACTAGGCAGAAAAGACACCGAACGGCTTCGAGTCTTGGAAGATAATGCCGCGAAACGCGCCGAAGAACGCGCTGCTAAAGAAGCAGCAGCCGTCGACGAAAATcttggagttgatgatgctgaggaggaggaagaagaggaggaggaggaagaaggtgacgaggaggatgaggaggacgaggataTCGATAATGGGGAAGAGGGCAGGGGGGAGGATGATGCTGACGCTGAggaggcagcagcagcagcagcagcagcgagagAAGCCGAGGAGGCAGCAGCTAAAGAGGCGGCAGAAGCGCAGCTCGTGAGGTGATCGCGAAAGAACTAGAGGAGCTTGACTCCCTCCAGTTCAAGAAAGCAAGAAAAGGCAGGCTGGGCAGAAAGGATACCGAACGACTCAGAGTCCTAGAGGAGAACGCTGCCCAGCGTGCTGCAGAGCTTGCGgccaaagaagaggctgccgcagcagcagaagatgaggaagaggatgtAGTCGAATTCGGCAACCCccctgaagaagagaagtcgGAAATTGAAgccgaggacgacgatgaagaaaaagaagcagaagctgaagacaCTGCGGATAAAGAATCGAGTGACGTCGAAAATGAAGCTGCTGTCGgcgaagacgaagaaaaagaacccgaGGTACTGCCAAAGGACCAAGTCCCCGAAGCCCCTGCAGATGATGAAATCGTCGAGGTCATCGACCTGTCgccaaagaaagaaaggaagagTAGGAAGAGCAAATCCCGTCGCGAtgctcctccacctcctccagtTCCAGATCCTCCATTGACGCCACCACCTGAGCCGAAGCAGTCTCGAAGGCCCAAAATTCATCGCGAAGGAACCTCGTTTGGTCGGTGGGCCGCGACACCACATGAAGAGAGGGACGAGCCTCAAGAGAAGTCAAGTAGACATAGACGGCGAGAGGAAAAGACGTCGTCTAAGGGTTCCTCGTCCGACAAAGTCGAGAAGACTTCATCACGATCTCGTGGCACTGCCTTGTTCAGTAAACCACCACTCACTCGTTCCGCTACCATGCGCGAGAAGAAAGACGGCATCAGCAGCAAACGTCGCCACTCTACCAATGCTCGCGGACTTGTGTCGCCTCCTCCTGAAGATATGCTCATGGGTGAGGATGAATTAAGCAATCGCCGCAAGTCGCGTAAACCTCGATCAcgcgaagatgaagatgcaaTGATGTCCGGCGCTGCTCCTGTGCCTGATAGGTATGAACGACGTCGCTCACATAAACCACGGTCGCATGAGGACGATGATTTGGTTATGGTAGATCCTGACCGAGCGCCTGACAGACGCGAGCGCCGCCGGTCTCACAAACCACGATCTcgcgaagaggaagaagttgccGTGGTCGATACCGAACGTCGTCGGCGAGCCAGGAGATCGAGGGATGAAGAGCCCGTGATGGTGGAGCCTGACGTTCCTTTTGACGCACCTCCACGTAGTTCCAAGAAGTCCTCAGGCTTCGCTGGCCTCTTCAGTGGTTTGCGAACACCCAAGACTGAACGACCTGACCCTCTGCGACGTCGCAGTACCTATGCGACAACTGACGACGAAGCCTTGCGCAGTGCCAAAATGGATGGTGATGCAGTATTAGTAGATGCTGACCGTGAAGCAAGACGAGCTGCACGCAGGGCCAAGAGGGCCGCTGAAGGCGGCCCTGACCCCGAGGAAGCAGCGCGTCGAGCTCGAGATGAGATACGCCGTGAACGACGTCGACAGCGCGAGGAAGAAGCCGATCCTCTAAGACAAGATAAAGAGGCCCGCCGTGCTGAACGCAGACGACAGCgtgatgaagatgcaagACGAGCCCAGGAGGAGCGACAAGTGCAAGAAGAACAACAACGACTGCAAGAGGAAAAGGAGGCCCAAAGAGCTGAACGTAGGCGCTTGCGTAGAGAACAGGAAGCAGCTGCTGCCGCAGAACAAgccgaagatgaagaggctCGTCGAGCTGCCAAACGTGAACGCCGCCGCCGCGACACAAAGCGAGCTGCTCGAggcgcagaagaagaggaaggtcGTCAGCGACGAAGTCAGCAATCCACAGACGAATATAATCAGCGGAGATCCCATCGTCGCGAAGAGAGACCGCAGGCTCCAGCTTGGCCTCATTCTGGAACTTCATCATGGGTCAAGGAACACTCTGACGCACCCCCTCCTCCTGACCTCGGTGACGGGGGTGAAGCAAATGGTGGACAGAccgaggacgagatggcaAGACGTGAAGCTCGTCGAGCTCATCGATCGAAATATGAGGAAGAGCCGACAGAAGAGGCCGAAGATCGGCGAAGGCGACGAGCAAGGCGAGATGATCGTGAGCGCGGTGGTCGAGATAAAGAACGTCACCGAGATAGGCGTTCGGAAGGTAGTGATGAGCGACACCACAGCCGTCGAGCGTCAACCTTTATGGAGGCAACAGCAACACCTCGCACAAGTTGGTGGAAGAAGATCGCTGGATAAGGAGTGATCGGATGATGGATGAACgaacaaacaaacaaacgAACGAACGATACATGAGAGTCTATTTCAAGCGAGCGTGTTTGCCAATGTTATTTGAATGTTTGCCACTACTTCATGCATTTCGTTGCGGTGCTCTTGTTTTTGGTAACCACTTTCTATGCCAACATGACACCAACATGGATATGGTCGGTGTTTAGGTTTGGCTTGGCATTATCAACTCATGGCATATCTGGGATGGGTGCTTTGAGGATATTCTAGCATTGGATATTGGATCTTGACTGGTATGGTATTTGAAGTCTGGATAAGTATGTACTTGGACTGTATATGCTGGATATAGCGAATTGTTGTACTACATGTATACCCAGGAAACAAGGCAGGATGTCAACTCAATAAATGATTTTTTGTTTAGAATGTACTCGTTATCAAAGCTGAATATTTCGATGCGTGACCATCTAGGTTATTAGAGGTCTCTTTGTGTCGATTCTAACAAGTCACATTGCCGTCACTACTTCGAGGTAAAGGGCACATTTTCCACTCTATTTGTCAATTTTGGACCATCTTCCTGACTGGGCTAACACCACTTCTAACTTATGGAAGTACACAACTTGGGGTCATTCAATCCAATTCATATCATAATTAAATCGAATTCCTTCGATGAGTTCTTCACGCAATGATGGAGGTAATTCCAATATAGCCTGTTCCTTGTCCTAATCATCCTGGAGCATCCTACCTCCCTGGCCTGGAGCTCCATGCTCCACTTACCACCCACTAACATTAGTATAGTACATGCCACTCCCAAGTTGCGCTGACGACACCTCAACCTCGAAGCCAACGTTTCCCTGcaaaccaccaccaccaccaccgaaCTACAACTACACACCTACATTGCAGCTGCAGTACAACCTGGTCAACTCAAGCGCCGCTCCCAGGCGCTACATCTACTTCTTCTGCAGCACATCGATGAGGTGACCACCAGCGACCACGTCAATCAGTTGACGACCGACAACGACGAGCTGTGACCCAACACCTCGGGCGCTCTCGTCACTCGACCATGACTGCGCCGGGCAAAGGGTCGCGATGGGGAGCGTTCCTCTCGTCGGCCTTTGAAGGCGTCGAGAATCGTCTTGACAACTTACTTGACGAAGACCAACAGGCGGCACAAGGAtatgagcagcagcagggaATGAAGGCCGCGCCCGCGCCctcgccatcaccaagccCTAAACCCACTGCATCTGGTAAgcctctcttttctcctAAGCCGTGTTCTGGTGCGGGCAGAACTGTCGCATGCTGACTCGTTTTTCTTTATAGCTGTCGCTCCGAAGCCTAACCGTGCCAATGATCGTCTAC contains these protein-coding regions:
- a CDS encoding hypothetical protein (At least one base has a quality score < 10), with amino-acid sequence MMLQLQRLWPCVAAEEQEIADLEAKKARKGKLGKRDMERYTLLTENAAKRAEEQATKEAELAAAAELVAIESAEAEAATAEEEAVAREAAEIEAAAVIAQEEEELAALEAKKQRKGKLGRKDTDRFDYLLGNKVAREAQVAEERAAKEAEEQALQEAEEAAAAAAAAATEAEEIAAREAAEAEAAAVADAEDEELAMLAAKKVKKGKLGRKDTERFEQLSSNVAKRAEKQAAREVEAAAEEAPAVEELLGEEELEEPTPEPEETVEEAPEAPVPDIDDEAAAEAAAIAAEEEAELASLEAKKARKGRLGNKDTQRFTFLTENISRRAEEQAAKDAAAAAQALAQTTPEDVAEEEDITGQEDAEAAAIEAEAAAIAATIAAEEEEELAALTLKKARKGKLGRKDTERFDLLMHNAALRAEERAIKEAEPDGQAEELIPEEVDDIPEPEPEENPDAEEVAAQEAAEAEAEARAIAAEEEAELAALNKKKAKKGKLGRSDTERFNILVDNAAKRAEAQAAKEAEENLGDVPRAEEEEDDEFVDAEDGEEDELAEELEPEAEELAEPEPEEDETATAEAMSAEAAAQAAVIAEEEAELAALTKKRLKKGKLGRKDTERFQALTENSAKRAEEAATRDTEGAAAEVEAELGEPEHEPEPEPEAAEPEPEDDGLKEAEQAVIAEEEAELAALMKKKAKKGKLGRKDTERFIVLSENATRREQERAAVEAETEAVQEEPDIEGVEETGGEHGEEGGEEQEQEPSEGQDEEAAAREAEEAAIAREEEDELEALKAKKARKGRLGRKDTERFAILEENAARRAEEHAAAEAATANPPEEEDGEGEEEEEEEEEEEPEADDEDKADEEELAIQEAEEAAAREAEEVAIAEEEDELEALQAKKSRKGRLGRKDTERLRVLEDNAAKRAEERAAKEAAAVDENLGVDDAEEEEEEEEEEEGDEEDEEDEDIDNGEEGRGEDDADAEEAAAAAAAAREAEEAAAKEAAEAQLFKKARKGRLGRKDTERLRVLEENAAQRAAELAAKEEAAAAAEDEEEDVVEFGNPPEEEKSEIEAEDDDEEKEAEAEDTADKESSDVENEAAVGEDEEKEPEVLPKDQVPEAPADDEIVEVIDLSPKKERKSRKSKSRRDAPPPPPVPDPPLTPPPEPKQSRRPKIHREGTSFGRWAATPHEERDEPQEKSSRHRRREEKTSSKGSSSDKVEKTSSRSRGTALFSKPPLTRSATMREKKDGISSKRRHSTNARGLVSPPPEDMLMGEDELSNRRKSRKPRSREDEDAMMSGAAPVPDRYERRRSHKPRSHEDDDLVMVDPDRAPDRRERRRSHKPRSREEEEVAVVDTERRRRARRSRDEEPVMVEPDVPFDAPPRSSKKSSGFAGLFSGLRTPKTERPDPLRRRSTYATTDDEALRSAKMDGDAVLVDADREARRAARRAKRAAEGGPDPEEAARRARDEIRRERRRQREEEADPLRQDKEARRAERRRQRDEDARRAQEERQVQEEQQRLQEEKEAQRAERRRLRREQEAAAAAEQAEDEEARRAAKRERRRRDTKRAARGAEEEEGRQRRSQQSTDEYNQRRSHRREERPQAPAWPHSGTSSWVKEHSDAPPPPDLGDGGEANGGQTEDEMARREARRAHRSKYEEEPTEEAEDRRRRRARRDDRERGGRDKERHRDRRSEGSDERHHSRRASTFMEATATPRTSWWKKIAG